From Chloroflexota bacterium, the proteins below share one genomic window:
- the eno gene encoding phosphopyruvate hydratase, with protein MSIIEYIIGREVLDSRGNPTVEVEVMLADGSSGRAIVPSGASTGAHEALELRDGDKQRYLGKGTQKAIEHVNGEITEAIEGMNALDQQDVDAALIELDGTPNKSRLGANAMLGVSLAVAHAAADFGGEPLYRYLGGMMARTLPVPMLNILNGGKHTEWQSTDFQEFMVMPVGAQTFADGLRCGVEIYHNLAKVLQSRGYKTSVGDEGGFAPALKDDREAVECILEAIEKAGYKAGVDVMLALDPAASELWEDGKYFLRKRNQRLSSDEMVALWADWVKQYPIASIEDGLAEDDWAGWQAMRAAMGDRVQLVGDDLLVTNVTRLERAISERACNSILIKLNQIGTLSETLAAMAMAARAGFTAVVSHRSGETEDTTIADLAVATNAGQIKTGAPARSERVAKYNRLLRIEEELGGSAVYAGRQALRLATSR; from the coding sequence ATGTCCATCATCGAATACATCATCGGGCGCGAAGTGCTCGACTCGCGCGGCAACCCGACCGTCGAGGTTGAAGTCATGCTGGCCGATGGCAGCAGCGGCCGCGCCATCGTGCCATCCGGCGCGTCCACCGGCGCGCACGAGGCGCTGGAACTGCGCGACGGCGACAAGCAGCGCTATCTCGGCAAGGGCACGCAGAAGGCGATCGAGCATGTCAACGGCGAGATCACCGAAGCGATCGAGGGCATGAACGCGCTCGACCAGCAGGATGTCGACGCCGCACTGATCGAACTGGACGGCACGCCGAACAAGAGCCGGCTCGGCGCGAACGCCATGCTCGGCGTGAGCCTGGCGGTGGCGCATGCGGCGGCCGACTTTGGCGGCGAGCCGCTGTACCGCTACCTGGGCGGCATGATGGCGCGCACCCTGCCGGTGCCGATGCTGAACATCCTGAACGGCGGCAAGCACACCGAATGGCAGTCCACCGACTTTCAGGAGTTCATGGTCATGCCGGTCGGCGCGCAGACATTTGCCGACGGTCTGCGCTGCGGCGTCGAGATCTACCACAACCTGGCGAAGGTGCTGCAAAGCCGGGGCTACAAGACCAGCGTGGGCGACGAGGGCGGCTTCGCGCCGGCGCTCAAGGACGACCGCGAGGCGGTCGAGTGCATCCTCGAAGCGATTGAGAAGGCTGGGTACAAAGCGGGCGTCGATGTGATGCTGGCGCTCGATCCGGCGGCCAGCGAGCTGTGGGAAGACGGCAAATACTTCCTGCGCAAGCGCAACCAGCGGCTGTCGTCCGACGAGATGGTCGCGCTGTGGGCCGACTGGGTCAAGCAGTACCCGATCGCGTCGATCGAGGACGGGCTGGCGGAAGACGATTGGGCGGGCTGGCAGGCGATGCGCGCGGCGATGGGCGACCGCGTGCAGTTGGTCGGCGACGACCTGCTGGTCACGAACGTCACGCGGCTGGAGCGGGCGATCAGCGAGCGCGCCTGCAACTCGATCCTGATCAAGCTGAACCAGATCGGCACGCTCAGCGAGACGCTGGCCGCGATGGCGATGGCGGCGCGCGCGGGCTTCACGGCGGTCGTCTCGCACCGCAGCGGCGAGACGGAAGACACCACCATCGCCGACCTGGCCGTGGCGACCAACGCCGGGCAGATCAAGACCGGCGCGCCGGCGCGCAGCGAGCGCGTGGCCAAGTACAACCGGCTGCTGCGCATCGAGGAAGAGCTTGGCGGGTCGGCGGTCTACGCCGGCAGGCAGGCGCTGAGGCTGGCGACTAGCCGCTAG
- a CDS encoding SDR family oxidoreductase, whose product MRLKDKVVIITGAGAGMGRAMALLFAQEGAKIVAGEWNDKTLAEVVEAVKAAGGSITGVKINVAVQAEAESLIDKAMAAYGRIDVLCNNAGVMDLNQGVAEMTDEIWQRVIGINLNGPMYMSRKAIPIMIKQGGGSIIMTASIAGLGGGAAGAAYTASKHALIGLTKQTAVRYGADHIRCNAIAAGAVETSIMASVDPTKMDPVGSARLGPVYKTIPAMLKATDIANLAVFLASDESKMINGAIIPADAGWRAI is encoded by the coding sequence ATGCGGTTGAAGGACAAAGTTGTGATTATCACCGGCGCCGGCGCAGGCATGGGGCGCGCGATGGCGCTGCTGTTCGCGCAAGAGGGTGCGAAGATCGTGGCCGGCGAGTGGAACGATAAGACGCTCGCCGAGGTCGTCGAGGCGGTCAAGGCCGCCGGCGGCAGCATCACCGGCGTCAAAATCAACGTGGCGGTGCAGGCCGAGGCCGAAAGCCTGATCGACAAGGCGATGGCGGCCTACGGACGTATCGACGTGCTGTGCAACAATGCCGGCGTCATGGACTTGAACCAGGGTGTCGCCGAGATGACCGACGAGATCTGGCAGCGCGTGATCGGCATCAACCTCAACGGCCCGATGTATATGTCCCGCAAGGCGATCCCGATTATGATCAAGCAGGGGGGCGGCTCGATCATCATGACCGCCTCGATCGCCGGATTGGGCGGCGGTGCGGCCGGTGCGGCGTACACGGCCTCGAAGCACGCGCTGATCGGCCTGACGAAGCAGACGGCGGTGCGCTACGGGGCCGATCATATCCGCTGCAACGCGATCGCGGCCGGCGCCGTCGAGACGAGCATCATGGCCAGCGTGGACCCGACGAAGATGGACCCGGTCGGCTCGGCGCGGCTTGGCCCGGTATACAAGACCATACCCGCTATGCTGAAGGCGACCGATATCGCCAACCTGGCGGTTTTCCTCGCCTCGGACGAGTCGAAGATGATCAACGGCGCGATCATCCCGGCCGATGCCGGCTGGCGTGCAATATAG